From the Solanum lycopersicum chromosome 10, SLM_r2.1 genome, one window contains:
- the GH3-13 gene encoding jasmonoyl--L-amino acid synthetase JAR6: MMENIEKIFDPEEVIEDFEVMTKDAGRIQQETLEKILKENGGTEYLKQWGLNDRTDVETFKACVPIVSHSDLDPYIQRIADGDLSPILTGKPIQAISLSSGTTQGKPKFVPFNDELMNSTMQTFKTSFAFRNREFPIGNGKALQFIYSSKQFKTKGGLAAGTATTNVYRNAQFKKTMKAMSTPVCSPDEVIFGPDFQQSLYCHLLSGLIFRDEVQVVSSTFAHSIVHAFRTFEQVWEELVVDIREGVLSSRVTVPSIRLAMSKLLKPDPELAETIYSKCSSLSNWYGLIPELFPNTKYIYGIMTGSMEPYLKKLRHYAGELPLLSADYGSSEGWVGVNVNPKCPPEMVTYAVLPNIGYFEFLPLEENLIGVEQANSLVGLTEVKLGEEYEIVFTNFAGLYRYRLGDVVKIKGFQNGTPELQFVCRRNLLLSINIDKNTEKDLQLAVEAAGKHLVDEKLEVMDFTSHVNVSADPGHYVIFWELSGEATDEILQKCCNCLDKSFLDAGYVSSRKVNAIGALELMIVKRGTFHKILDHYVGLGGAVSQFKTPRCVGPKNSSLIQILSSNVVKSYSSTAFC, from the exons ATGATGGAAAATATTGAGAAGATATTTGATCCAGAAGAAGTGATTGAGGATTTTGAGGTGATGACAAAAGATGCTGGGAGGATTCAACAAGAGACACTTGAGAAAATTCTGAAAGAAAATGGGGGAACAGAGTATTTGAAGCAATGGGGTCTGAATGACAGAACTGATGTTGAGACTTTCAAGGCTTGTGTCCCCATTGTCAGTCACAGTGATTTGGATCCTTACATTCAAAGAATTGCTGATGGTGATCTTTCACCTATTCTTACTGGAAAGCCCATTCAAGCCATCTCCTTGAG TTCTGGTACTACTCAAGGGAAGCCAAAGTTTGTACCTTTCaatgatgaattgatgaattCCACAATGCAGACATTCAAGACTTCTTTTGCCTTTAGGAACAG AGAATTTCCCATTGGGAATGGAAAGGCTTTGCAGTTTATTTACAGCAGCAAGCAGTTTAAAACTAAAGGTGGTTTGGCAGCTGGAACAGCCACTACCAATGTGTATagaaatgcacaattcaagaaGACAATGAAGGCAATGTCTACCCCAGTTTGTAGTCCTGATGAAGTGATATTTGGTCCTGATTTTCAACAATCCTTATATTGTCACCTTCTGTCTGGTCTCATTTTCCGCGATGAAGTTCAAGTTGTTTCGTCTACGTTTGCACATAGCATTGTACATGCTTTTCGAACTTTCGAACAAGTATGGGAAGAACTTGTTGTTGACATAAGGGAGGGAGTCTTATCGAGCCGAGTCACTGTACCATCCATAAGATTAGCCATGTCAAAATTGTTGAAGCCTGATCCAGAATTGGCTGAAACAATTTATAGCAAATGCTCAAGTTTAAGCAATTGGTACGGCTTGATCCCTGAACTCTTCCCGAATACAAAGTACATTTATGGTATCATGACAGGTTCGATGGAGCCTTACTTGAAGAAACTGAGGCACTATGCAGGAGAATTACCTCTATTGAGTGCAGATTATGGTTCTTCTGAAGGATGGGTCGGAGTAAATGTTAACCCGAAATGCCCCCCTGAGATGGTTACTTATGCAGTGTTACCAAATATTGGCTATTTTGAATTTCTTCCACTCGAGGAAAATCTCATTGGCGTGGAGCAAGCAAATTCTTTAGTCGGCCTGACTGAAGTTAAACTTGGTGAAGAGTATGAAATTGTCTTCACCAATTTCGCAG GTTTATATCGTTACAGACTAGGTGATGTTGTCAAGATAAAAGGATTCCAAAATGGCACTCCAGAACTCCAGTTTGTCTGCAGAAGGAACCTTTTGCTGAGCATTAACATAGACAAGAACACTGAGAAAGATTTGCAACTAGCCGTGGAAGCTGCAGGCAAGCACTTAGTTGACGAAAAACTAGAAGTGATGGACTTCACCAGCCATGTTAACGTCTCAGCTGATCCAGGACACTACGTTATCTTCTGGGAACTGAGTGGGGAAGCAACTGATGAAATATTGCAAAAGTGCTGCAACTGTCTGGACAAATCGTTCCTGGATGCAGGCTACGTGAGCTCCAGGAAAGTGAATGCAATTGGAGCACTTGAACTGATGATTGTGAAGAGGGGAACCTTTCATAAGATATTGGATCATTACGTTGGATTAGGAGGCGCGGTGAGCCAGTTCAAAACCCCTAGATGTGTTGGTCCAAAAAATAGCTCATTGATCCAAATACTGTCTAGTAATGTTGTTAAGAGCTATTCCAGTACTGCTTTctgttaa
- the GH3-22 gene encoding jasmonoyl--L-amino acid synthetase JAR6: MKDWSTPVCSPGEVIFAPDFQQSLYCHLLSGLIFRDEFQVVSSTFAHSIVHAFRTFEQVWEELVVDIREGVLSSRVTVPSIRLVMSKLLKPDPELAETIYSKCSSLSNWRNLLLSINIDKNTEKDLQLAVEAASKHLVDEKLEVMDFTSHVNVSADPGHYVISWELSGEATDEILQECCDCLDKTFLDAGYVSSRKVNAIGALELRIVKRGTFHKILDHFVGLGGTVSQFKTPRCVGPTNSSLIQILSSNVVKSYSSTAFF; this comes from the coding sequence ATGAAGGATTGGTCTACCCCAGTTTGTAGTCCTGGTGAAGTAATATTTGCTCCTGATTTTCAACAATCTCTATACTGTCACCTTCTGTCTGGTCTCATTTTCCGCGATGAATTTCAAGTTGTTTCGTCTACGTTTGCACATAGCATTGTCCATGCTTTTCGAACTTTCGAACAAGTATGGGAAGAACTTGTTGTTGACATAAGGGAGGGAGTCTTATCGAGCCGAGTCACTGTACCATCCATAAGATTAGTCATGTCAAAATTGTTGAAGCCTGATCCAGAATTGGCTGAAACAATTTATAGCAAATGTTCAAGTTTAAGCAATTGGAGGAACCTTTTACTGAGCATTAACATAGACAAGAACACTGAGAAAGATTTGCAACTAGCCGTGGAAGCTGCAAGCAAGCACTTAGTTGACGAAAAACTAGAAGTGATGGACTTCACCAGTCATGTCAACGTCTCAGCTGATCCAGGACACTATGTTATCTCCTGGGAACTGAGTGGGGAAGCAACTGATGAAATATTGCAAGAATGCTGCGACTGTCTGGACAAAACGTTCCTGGATGCAGGCTACGTGAGCTCCAGGAAAGTGAATGCAATTGGAGCACTTGAACTGAGGATTGTGAAGAGGGGAACCTTTCATAAGATATTGGATCATTTCGTTGGATTAGGAGGCACGGTGAGCCAATTCAAAACCCCTAGATGTGTTGGTCCAACAAATAGCTCATTGATCCAAATACTGTCTAGTAATGTTGTTAAGAGCTATTCCAGTACCgctttcttttaa
- the LOC138339135 gene encoding jasmonoyl--L-amino acid synthetase JAR6-like: MENIEKKFDAEQVIEDFEVITKNAGRIQEETLGKILQQNGGTEYLKQWGMNGRTDVETFKACVPIVSHSDFDPYIQRIVDGDISPILTGKPVQAISLSSGTTQGKPKFVPFNDELMNSAMQTFKTSFAFRNREFPIEKGKAMHFFYSSKQFKTKGGFGSFNRHY, encoded by the exons ATGGAAAATATTGAGAAGAAATTTGATGCAGAACAAGTGATTGAGGATTTTGAGGTGATAACAAAAAATGCTGGGAGGATTCAAGAAGAGACACTTGGGAAAATTCTGCAGCAAAATGGGGGAACAGAGTATTTGAAGCAATGGGGTATGAATGGCAGAACTGATGTTGAGACTTTCAAGGCTTGTGTCCCCATTGTCAGTCACAGTGATTTTGATCCTTATATTCAAAGAATTGTTGATGGTGATATTTCACCTATTCTTACTGGAAAGCCCGTTCAAGCCATCTCCTTGAG TTCTGGTACTACTCAAGGGAAGCCAAAGTTTGTACCTTTCaatgatgaattgatgaattCCGCCATGCAGACATTCAAGACTTCTTTTGCCTTTAGGAACAG AGAATTTCCAATAGAGAAAGGGAAGGCTATGCATTTTTTTTACAGCAGCAAGCAGTTTAAAACTAAAGGGGGTTTTGGCAGCTTCAACAGGCACTACTAA